One window from the genome of Bacillus tianshenii encodes:
- a CDS encoding GGDEF domain-containing protein produces the protein MVQTSIGEIAERIPVLHPDMLSKDVDRLFKEREHLEGSVVLDEGVPIGLVTKVKFYQKISMKYGFDVFMGRPIQLLMEENPLIVQANTPITEVSAMAMNRPQDCLYDYVIVVKDKLFAGIVSIRTLLIKFAEIQTAVARTTNPLTGLPGNASITEALQTALMKPSYAILYLDLDRFKAYNDTYGFQQGDKLIQTTAAILKKHLNENNGDFIGHIGGDDFLAVLHHHDYQSICEGILEDFTLHLPSFYEEHDHRRGFVFTKDRNGIYCEIPLVSLSIAVVTNKYNTYKTVEEISEAAAHMKKICKQESKSCYYDNHKQNPAACK, from the coding sequence ATGGTGCAAACAAGCATAGGGGAGATTGCTGAACGAATTCCGGTGCTTCACCCTGACATGTTAAGCAAAGATGTTGATCGCCTTTTTAAAGAGCGCGAACATCTTGAAGGCTCTGTCGTATTAGATGAAGGAGTGCCGATTGGGCTCGTTACGAAAGTAAAGTTTTATCAGAAGATTTCTATGAAGTACGGGTTTGATGTATTTATGGGCAGGCCGATTCAGCTTTTAATGGAAGAAAACCCTCTTATTGTTCAAGCCAATACGCCTATTACCGAAGTCAGCGCGATGGCGATGAACCGCCCGCAAGATTGTCTCTATGATTACGTTATTGTTGTAAAAGACAAACTGTTTGCTGGTATTGTCAGCATCCGAACGTTATTAATAAAATTTGCAGAAATCCAAACAGCAGTTGCGAGAACGACAAACCCACTAACAGGATTGCCTGGGAATGCATCGATTACAGAAGCACTGCAAACAGCTTTAATGAAGCCATCATATGCGATTCTTTATCTCGATCTTGACCGCTTTAAAGCCTATAACGATACTTACGGCTTTCAGCAAGGAGATAAGCTGATTCAGACTACGGCTGCGATATTAAAAAAACATTTGAACGAAAATAATGGTGATTTTATCGGTCACATCGGTGGCGATGATTTTCTCGCAGTCCTTCATCATCATGACTACCAATCGATTTGTGAAGGAATACTTGAAGATTTCACACTGCACCTTCCTTCTTTTTATGAAGAACATGACCACAGACGCGGCTTTGTCTTTACAAAAGACCGTAACGGCATATATTGTGAAATCCCGCTCGTCTCCCTCTCCATTGCAGTCGTAACGAACAAGTATAATACATATAAAACAGTCGAAGAAATCAGTGAAGCAGCTGCTCATATGAAAAAAATATGCAAGCAAGAAAGCAAAAGCTGTTACTACGATAACCACAAACAAAACCCAGCAGCCTGCAAATAA
- a CDS encoding carbon-nitrogen hydrolase family protein, which yields MKIAGMQLAVPNKISRTELMEWVSQVGRKIETAYEQAGGFDLVVLPELSFHPYTREHFAQLEHFAQEKTGMMFEQMARTAKHLQCAICYGYAEREGEAYYISQAVVSKEGKLLANYRKLHIAQFGGSMEKEYFKRGNKAVTFTIDSWRFGLLICYDIRFPQLAQTLVDSGADVILHPVAFSKDPTYPSWHSFVQTRAIENQVYLLSVNRAGTEFGQSIFSPAWHDSEHSPSIYSESEQSNVFTLEREHLEKVRNTYQFKQDRLTNYQQLLH from the coding sequence ATGAAGATCGCAGGTATGCAGTTAGCTGTCCCAAATAAAATCAGCCGTACGGAGTTAATGGAGTGGGTGAGCCAAGTAGGTCGTAAAATTGAAACAGCCTATGAACAAGCAGGGGGCTTTGATTTAGTGGTGCTTCCTGAGCTGTCTTTTCACCCTTATACAAGAGAACACTTTGCACAGCTAGAACATTTTGCTCAGGAAAAAACAGGGATGATGTTTGAGCAAATGGCGCGAACAGCGAAGCATTTACAATGTGCTATTTGCTATGGGTATGCAGAACGAGAAGGTGAAGCGTATTACATTTCTCAAGCGGTCGTGTCGAAAGAAGGTAAGCTGCTTGCAAACTATCGAAAGCTCCATATTGCACAATTTGGCGGCTCGATGGAAAAGGAATATTTTAAGCGTGGCAATAAGGCAGTCACTTTTACAATCGATAGCTGGAGGTTTGGTCTTTTGATTTGCTACGATATTCGCTTTCCACAATTGGCGCAAACCTTAGTTGATAGTGGAGCAGATGTAATCCTGCATCCAGTTGCTTTTTCGAAAGACCCAACCTATCCGAGCTGGCATTCGTTCGTCCAAACACGTGCAATCGAAAATCAAGTCTATCTATTAAGTGTGAATCGAGCAGGTACCGAGTTTGGACAGTCGATTTTTTCACCTGCATGGCATGATTCCGAGCATTCTCCTTCTATCTATTCTGAAAGTGAGCAATCGAATGTCTTTACGTTAGAGCGTGAGCATTTAGAAAAGGTTCGGAATACGTATCAATTCAAACAAGACAGGCTGACTAATTATCAGCAGCTGTTACATTAA